Proteins from a single region of Pseudopedobacter saltans DSM 12145:
- a CDS encoding glycoside hydrolase family 53 protein — MRTGLLIVLLSLAFWACSKSPKGDTEIFPEKSSLAKGADVSWITEQEKSGSKFYNSSGVQQDIFQILKSKGVNAIRLRVWVNPADGYCNTDDVLAKAQRASLAGMRLMVDFHYSDSWADPGKQTKPAAWASQNFADLKQSVYNHTFSVLTTLKNKGITPEWVQVGNETNDGMLWEDGKASKNMKNFADLISAGYDATKAIDSKIKVIVHISNGYDNSLFRWMFDGLKNNGAKWDVIGMSLYPTAADWESKNTSCLENMKDMVSRYGSEVMICEVGMPVSEAAACKSFVTDLLGKVKSLSGNKGLGVFYWEPQSYNSWKGYKLGAFDDTGKPTAAMDAFLN; from the coding sequence ATGAGAACAGGGCTGTTAATTGTTTTATTGTCTCTCGCCTTTTGGGCTTGCAGCAAAAGTCCAAAGGGCGATACAGAGATTTTTCCCGAAAAATCAAGTTTAGCAAAAGGAGCCGATGTCAGTTGGATTACCGAACAGGAAAAATCGGGATCTAAGTTTTACAATTCCTCTGGCGTACAACAGGATATATTCCAGATTTTGAAGTCAAAGGGAGTGAATGCTATCCGGTTAAGGGTGTGGGTAAATCCAGCAGACGGTTATTGTAATACAGACGATGTGCTGGCTAAAGCACAAAGAGCTTCATTGGCAGGTATGAGACTGATGGTTGATTTTCATTACAGTGATTCGTGGGCCGATCCGGGAAAGCAGACAAAACCGGCGGCCTGGGCCAGCCAGAACTTTGCAGACTTAAAGCAGTCGGTGTATAACCATACCTTTTCGGTTTTAACCACACTCAAAAATAAAGGAATTACACCAGAATGGGTTCAGGTAGGGAATGAAACCAATGATGGTATGCTTTGGGAAGATGGAAAAGCATCTAAAAACATGAAAAACTTTGCTGATTTGATTTCGGCTGGCTATGATGCAACTAAAGCCATTGATAGTAAGATAAAAGTTATTGTTCATATTTCTAATGGCTATGACAATAGCCTGTTCAGATGGATGTTTGATGGATTAAAAAATAATGGAGCAAAATGGGATGTTATTGGAATGTCTTTATATCCAACAGCCGCAGACTGGGAATCAAAAAACACTTCCTGTTTAGAAAATATGAAAGATATGGTTTCCCGTTACGGATCAGAAGTGATGATTTGCGAGGTAGGTATGCCCGTTTCGGAAGCCGCTGCATGTAAATCATTTGTAACCGATCTTTTAGGAAAAGTGAAATCTCTGTCTGGAAATAAAGGTTTAGGTGTGTTTTACTGGGAACCGCAAAGCTACAATAGTTGGAAAGGCTATAAGCTGGGAGCTTTCGACGATACTGGAAAACCAACAGCAGCAATGGATGCTTTTTTAAATTAA